In Nocardioides sp. JQ2195, a genomic segment contains:
- a CDS encoding inorganic diphosphatase — translation MEFDVLVEIPKGSRNKYEVDHETGRIYLDRMLFTSTAYPEDYGYIEDTLGQDGDPLDALVILQAPTFPGCIIKCRAIGMFRMTDEAGGDDKVLCVPTHDPRLEHLRDINHVSKFDRLEIQHFFEVYKDLEPGKSVEGAEWVGRTEAEAEIKASFERAKKSGH, via the coding sequence CTGGAGTTCGACGTCCTGGTGGAGATCCCCAAGGGGTCCCGCAACAAGTACGAGGTCGACCACGAGACCGGTCGCATCTACCTCGACCGCATGCTCTTCACCTCCACGGCCTACCCCGAGGACTACGGCTACATCGAGGACACCCTCGGCCAGGACGGCGACCCGCTCGACGCGCTGGTCATCCTGCAGGCCCCGACGTTCCCCGGCTGCATCATCAAGTGCCGCGCGATCGGCATGTTCCGGATGACCGACGAGGCCGGCGGCGACGACAAGGTTCTGTGCGTCCCGACGCACGACCCGCGCCTCGAGCACCTGCGCGACATCAACCACGTCTCGAAGTTCGACCGCCTCGAGATCCAGCACTTCTTCGAGGTCTACAAGGACCTCGAGCCGGGCAAGTCCGTCGAAGGAGCCGAGTGGGTCGGCCGCACCGAGGCCGAGGCCGAGATCAAGGCCTCGTTCGAGCGGGCGAAGAAGTCGGGGCACTGA
- a CDS encoding C40 family peptidase, translating to MRRTTRRTIHGRPLLAALAGLLALTLTVPAAVADPDGDTPSQAEVDAAEDAAHDAERDVAAVQADLVMANQSLQDASVEAAQASEAYNAARWKLQQAKKAAAAADARADSAAKGLETQEASYNEMLAATYELSPDLTAMSKVVTEDGTTSMVDSANTVYNINASMGDITARYEAARTVADITADEADDAHDDAADLAADAETARRTAEQQEQAALSRATSVAAQKDDLIAELADLQDISVSLASERQSALERAAQERAARAAQAAQEEQDPVVPAADPTTATDPSDEPASADDPATTPAPDPQPDPEPSPDPQPAPEPAPAPDPTPPPSSSGAQRAIDFARAQIGEPYRWAAAGPNAWDCSGLTMKAWQSGGTYLPHYSVGQYGASTPIRSSQLKPGDLVFWGSSSSPSSIYHVALYVGNGQMIHAPRTGRDVTQESMYYWIPPNFFARP from the coding sequence GTGCGACGCACCACTCGACGCACCATTCATGGGCGCCCGCTGCTCGCGGCCCTCGCCGGGCTGCTGGCGCTGACCCTCACCGTGCCGGCGGCAGTGGCCGATCCCGACGGAGACACCCCGTCCCAGGCTGAGGTCGACGCCGCCGAGGATGCCGCCCACGACGCCGAGCGTGACGTCGCCGCGGTCCAGGCGGACCTGGTGATGGCCAACCAGAGCCTGCAGGACGCCAGTGTCGAGGCGGCGCAGGCGTCGGAGGCCTACAACGCAGCTCGCTGGAAGCTGCAGCAGGCGAAGAAGGCTGCCGCGGCGGCCGACGCCCGGGCGGACTCCGCAGCGAAGGGGCTCGAGACGCAGGAGGCCTCCTACAACGAGATGCTCGCGGCCACCTACGAGCTGTCTCCCGACCTCACCGCGATGTCGAAGGTCGTCACCGAGGACGGCACCACCTCGATGGTCGACAGCGCCAACACGGTCTACAACATCAACGCCTCGATGGGCGACATCACCGCGCGCTACGAAGCAGCCCGCACCGTCGCCGACATCACGGCCGACGAGGCCGACGACGCCCACGACGACGCGGCGGACCTCGCCGCCGATGCGGAGACGGCACGGCGTACGGCGGAGCAGCAGGAGCAGGCCGCGCTCTCCAGGGCCACGTCCGTGGCGGCCCAGAAGGACGATCTGATCGCCGAGCTGGCCGACCTGCAGGACATCTCGGTGAGCCTGGCCAGCGAGCGCCAGTCCGCGCTCGAGCGGGCCGCGCAGGAACGCGCAGCCCGAGCGGCCCAGGCAGCCCAGGAGGAGCAGGACCCGGTCGTCCCGGCCGCCGATCCGACCACCGCCACCGACCCGTCCGACGAGCCCGCGTCCGCCGACGACCCCGCCACCACTCCCGCCCCCGACCCGCAACCGGACCCCGAGCCGTCCCCGGACCCGCAGCCGGCCCCCGAGCCGGCGCCGGCGCCGGACCCGACGCCTCCGCCGTCCTCCTCCGGGGCGCAGCGCGCGATCGACTTCGCCCGGGCCCAGATCGGCGAGCCCTACCGCTGGGCCGCAGCCGGCCCCAACGCGTGGGACTGCTCAGGCCTGACGATGAAGGCGTGGCAGTCGGGCGGGACGTACCTCCCGCACTACTCGGTCGGGCAGTACGGCGCCTCGACGCCGATCCGCTCCTCGCAGCTCAAGCCGGGTGACCTGGTCTTCTGGGGCTCGTCCAGCAGCCCCTCCTCGATCTATCACGTTGCGCTGTACGTCGGGAATGGTCAGATGATCCACGCACCTCGCACCGGCCGGGACGTCACCCAGGAGTCGATGTACTACTGGATCCCACCGAACTTCTTCGCGCGTCCCTGA
- a CDS encoding zinc-dependent metalloprotease yields the protein MTDTSSMIDWDLAVRLGSRLAGDGPEVSALAAADAVDELRAGADRSTGLVREFTGLTAAERTAPVLVIDRPGWIQANADSFATILTPIVDKLSGKKGAPGPIGRAVGSRITGAEVGLVLGFLGGKVLGQFDPFFEPNGRLLLVAPNIVHVERELEVDPTDFRLWVCLHEETHRVQFTAVPWMRDHLYSMMTSLSESIDTGKAIEEGVKRIGESLRGQGGSLLDMVSTPEQREVIDRVTGVMSLLEGHADVVMDGVGPEVIPTVDQIRGKFNERRKGVGGLDRILRRLLGLDAKMAQYRDGAKFVRAVIEKVEMDGFNAVWESPENLPDKAEIADPSAWVARVHG from the coding sequence ATGACTGACACGTCGTCGATGATCGACTGGGACCTTGCCGTCCGACTCGGATCCCGGCTGGCCGGGGACGGACCGGAGGTCTCCGCACTCGCCGCCGCCGATGCGGTCGACGAGCTGCGCGCCGGCGCCGACCGGTCCACCGGCCTGGTCCGTGAGTTCACCGGGCTGACCGCCGCGGAACGAACGGCACCGGTCCTGGTGATCGATCGTCCCGGCTGGATCCAGGCCAACGCCGACTCCTTCGCCACCATCCTCACCCCGATCGTCGACAAGCTCTCCGGCAAGAAGGGTGCTCCCGGACCGATCGGGCGCGCCGTCGGGTCGCGGATCACCGGCGCCGAGGTCGGGCTGGTGCTGGGCTTCCTCGGAGGGAAGGTGCTCGGACAGTTCGACCCGTTCTTCGAGCCCAACGGGCGCCTGCTGCTGGTCGCCCCGAACATCGTCCACGTCGAGCGGGAGCTGGAGGTGGATCCCACCGACTTCCGGCTCTGGGTCTGCCTGCACGAGGAGACCCACCGGGTCCAGTTCACCGCCGTCCCCTGGATGCGCGACCACCTCTACTCGATGATGACCTCGCTCTCCGAGTCGATCGACACGGGCAAGGCCATCGAGGAGGGCGTCAAGCGCATCGGGGAGTCGTTGCGAGGACAGGGTGGATCTCTCCTCGACATGGTCAGCACCCCGGAGCAGCGTGAGGTCATCGACCGTGTCACGGGTGTGATGTCACTGCTCGAGGGCCACGCCGACGTGGTGATGGACGGGGTCGGGCCCGAGGTGATCCCGACGGTCGACCAGATCCGTGGCAAGTTCAACGAGCGTCGCAAGGGTGTCGGTGGACTCGACCGGATCCTGCGCCGGCTGCTCGGGCTGGACGCCAAGATGGCGCAGTACCGCGACGGTGCGAAGTTCGTCCGAGCGGTGATCGAGAAGGTCGAGATGGACGGCTTCAACGCGGTCTGGGAGTCCCCGGAGAACCTGCCGGACAAGGCCGAGATCGCGGACCCGTCCGCCTGGGTGGCCCGGGTCCACGGATGA
- the dacB gene encoding D-alanyl-D-alanine carboxypeptidase/D-alanyl-D-alanine-endopeptidase, whose product MGRGDRRHTRAPWRSRLAGWLPVAVVLVVVATAFASFQLDVARRLGWAPADSSDPAAVAPPPGLELPALSSPPAVAAALAADTAVDPAKVRRALAPYASDKDLGKHRVIAVGSLDGSVWEDNGAGRFIPASTMKLLTGTAALESLGPDRTFRTRVVAGKRTKDIVLVGGGDPFLTRTPPTGSSYPPQADVRTLARATAKDLRADGRHTVRLRFDDSLFTGPSVNPHWPASYVPDAVVPPITALWVDKGIKQDGWGFESDPSAAAASVFAAELEKAGITVLGTPERATAPDGAGELAAVESAPVWQIVDRVVSVSDNEGAEILSHQVGVEERGDGSFAGGASAVRTVLKRLGVNLADTVIRDGSGLSREDRLTTQALLDVLSVDAKAKHPELRPVISALPAAGFTGSMTGRLGDSDDAGLGRVRAKTGTLTGVHGLAGVTTDRDGNVLAFVFLADKVKVPKTLGARDALDDLTAALAACRCSS is encoded by the coding sequence GTGGGACGAGGTGACCGACGCCACACTCGCGCGCCCTGGCGCAGCCGGCTGGCCGGCTGGCTCCCCGTCGCCGTCGTTCTGGTGGTCGTCGCGACCGCCTTCGCCTCCTTCCAGCTCGACGTGGCGAGGAGGCTGGGGTGGGCGCCGGCCGACTCGTCGGACCCCGCCGCAGTCGCCCCGCCGCCCGGCCTCGAGCTCCCGGCGCTGTCCTCGCCACCGGCGGTCGCCGCGGCACTGGCCGCCGACACCGCGGTCGACCCGGCGAAGGTACGCCGCGCGCTGGCGCCGTACGCCTCCGACAAGGACCTCGGCAAGCACCGCGTGATCGCGGTCGGCAGCCTCGACGGCAGCGTGTGGGAGGACAACGGTGCCGGGAGGTTCATCCCGGCCTCGACCATGAAGCTGCTGACCGGCACCGCGGCGCTCGAGTCGCTCGGGCCCGACCGCACGTTCCGCACCCGGGTGGTCGCCGGCAAGCGGACCAAGGACATCGTGCTGGTCGGTGGGGGAGACCCGTTCCTGACTCGCACGCCCCCGACCGGCTCGTCGTACCCGCCCCAGGCGGACGTCCGCACCCTGGCCAGGGCCACGGCCAAGGACCTGCGGGCCGACGGACGGCACACGGTCCGCCTCCGTTTCGACGACTCGCTCTTCACCGGGCCCAGCGTCAACCCGCACTGGCCGGCCAGCTACGTCCCCGACGCCGTGGTCCCGCCGATCACTGCGCTGTGGGTCGACAAGGGCATCAAGCAGGACGGCTGGGGATTCGAGAGCGACCCGTCGGCGGCGGCCGCGTCGGTCTTCGCCGCCGAGCTCGAGAAGGCGGGCATCACCGTGCTCGGTACGCCGGAGCGCGCGACCGCGCCGGACGGGGCCGGGGAGCTGGCCGCCGTCGAGAGCGCGCCGGTGTGGCAGATCGTCGACCGGGTGGTGTCGGTGAGCGACAACGAGGGGGCCGAGATCCTCTCCCACCAGGTGGGTGTCGAGGAGCGCGGCGACGGCTCGTTCGCCGGCGGTGCCTCGGCGGTCCGGACGGTGCTCAAGCGGCTCGGCGTCAACCTGGCCGACACCGTCATCCGCGACGGCAGCGGACTCTCCCGCGAGGACCGTCTCACCACGCAGGCCCTGCTCGACGTGCTCTCCGTCGACGCGAAGGCCAAGCACCCGGAGCTCCGTCCGGTGATCTCGGCGCTGCCGGCAGCCGGCTTCACCGGATCGATGACCGGACGCCTCGGCGACAGCGACGACGCCGGCCTGGGCCGGGTCCGGGCCAAGACCGGAACGTTGACCGGGGTGCACGGACTGGCCGGGGTGACCACCGACCGTGACGGCAACGTCCTCGCCTTCGTGTTCCTGGCCGACAAGGTGAAGGTGCCGAAGACGCTCGGTGCCCGTGACGCCCTCGACGACCTGACCGCAGCCCTCGCTGCCTGCCGCTGCTCGTCCTGA
- the ftsH gene encoding ATP-dependent zinc metalloprotease FtsH produces the protein MKRIFKGPWLWIVLAVVAVLLGLQYLAPNGGYDEVQTSQMEEYITSGDVKDITFIDNDQEIRATLDDDVDRDGGKKVVTHWVSGQQNDLIKLANEQVQKGTIEKSNSENPQPSFIGQLLATLLPFALIILLFIFLMNSVQGGGGKVMQFGKSKAKLITKDMPKTTFSDVAGCEEAIEELGEIKEFLQEPAKFQAVGAKIPKGVLLYGPPGTGKTLLARAVAGEAGVPFYSISGSDFVEMFVGVGASRVRDLFEQAKENAPAIVFIDEIDAVGRHRGAGMGGGHDEREQTLNQLLVEMDGFDVRGGVILIAATNRPDVLDPALLRPGRFDRQIGVDAPDLAGRHQILKVHSRGKPMSPNVDLLQVARRTPGFTGADLANVLNEAALLTARLSEKVITDSSLDEAIDRVIAGPQRRTRLMNEKEKLITAYHEGGHALVAAALPGTDPVHKVTILPRGRALGYTMVLPDEDKYSQTRSEMLDKLAYMMGGRAAEEMVFHDPTTGAGNDIEKATNLARAMVTQYGMTDRLGAIKLGESQGEPFLGRDMGHQRNYSEDIAAIVDEETKKFLSQAHQEAFDILEENREVLDALVLALMERETLDKAEVAEIFEALHLRPVRPAWTGSPDRVPSHLPPVEVPKSAQTDIPESADPDLATPHDSTPPAGGLPNPNEGGDHA, from the coding sequence GTGAAGCGCATATTCAAGGGTCCTTGGCTCTGGATCGTCCTAGCCGTCGTTGCCGTCCTGCTCGGCCTGCAGTACCTCGCGCCCAATGGTGGGTACGACGAGGTGCAGACGTCGCAGATGGAGGAATACATCACCTCCGGTGACGTCAAGGACATCACGTTCATCGACAACGACCAGGAGATCCGCGCGACCCTGGACGACGACGTCGATCGCGACGGCGGCAAGAAGGTCGTCACCCACTGGGTCAGCGGGCAGCAGAACGACCTGATCAAGCTGGCCAACGAGCAGGTCCAGAAGGGCACCATCGAGAAGTCCAACTCGGAGAACCCGCAGCCCAGCTTCATCGGTCAGCTCCTGGCCACCCTCTTGCCCTTCGCGCTGATCATCCTGCTGTTCATCTTCTTGATGAACAGCGTCCAGGGTGGCGGCGGCAAGGTGATGCAGTTCGGCAAGTCCAAGGCCAAGCTGATCACCAAGGACATGCCGAAGACCACCTTCTCCGACGTCGCAGGGTGCGAGGAGGCGATCGAGGAGCTCGGCGAGATCAAGGAGTTCCTCCAGGAGCCGGCCAAGTTCCAGGCCGTCGGCGCCAAGATCCCCAAGGGCGTCCTGCTCTACGGCCCTCCCGGGACCGGCAAGACCCTGCTCGCCCGTGCCGTGGCCGGCGAGGCAGGAGTCCCCTTCTACTCCATCTCCGGGTCCGACTTCGTCGAGATGTTCGTGGGTGTCGGCGCGAGCCGGGTCCGTGACCTCTTCGAGCAGGCCAAGGAGAACGCCCCGGCCATCGTGTTCATCGACGAGATCGACGCGGTTGGCCGCCACCGTGGCGCCGGCATGGGCGGCGGCCACGACGAGCGGGAGCAGACGCTCAACCAGCTCCTGGTCGAGATGGACGGCTTCGACGTGCGCGGCGGAGTCATCCTGATCGCTGCCACGAACCGCCCTGACGTGCTCGACCCGGCGCTGCTGCGCCCGGGCCGCTTCGACCGCCAGATCGGCGTGGACGCCCCCGACCTGGCCGGCCGGCACCAGATCCTCAAGGTGCACTCCCGCGGCAAGCCGATGAGCCCCAACGTCGACCTGCTCCAGGTCGCACGACGAACCCCCGGCTTCACCGGTGCCGACCTGGCCAACGTGCTCAACGAGGCCGCGCTGCTGACCGCGCGCCTGAGCGAGAAGGTCATCACCGACTCCTCGCTCGACGAGGCCATCGACCGCGTCATCGCCGGCCCGCAGCGCCGGACCCGGTTGATGAACGAGAAGGAGAAGCTGATCACCGCCTACCACGAGGGCGGCCACGCCCTGGTCGCGGCGGCGCTCCCGGGCACGGACCCCGTGCACAAGGTGACGATCCTTCCGCGTGGGCGGGCACTGGGCTACACGATGGTGCTGCCCGACGAGGACAAGTACTCCCAGACCCGCTCCGAGATGCTCGACAAGCTCGCCTACATGATGGGTGGCCGCGCGGCCGAGGAGATGGTCTTCCACGACCCCACGACCGGTGCCGGCAACGACATCGAGAAGGCCACCAACCTGGCTCGGGCGATGGTCACCCAGTACGGCATGACCGACCGGCTCGGTGCGATCAAGCTCGGCGAGAGCCAGGGCGAGCCGTTCCTGGGCCGCGACATGGGCCACCAGCGCAACTACTCCGAGGACATCGCCGCGATCGTCGACGAGGAGACCAAGAAGTTCCTGTCGCAGGCACACCAGGAGGCGTTCGACATCCTCGAGGAGAACCGTGAGGTCCTCGACGCCCTGGTGCTCGCGCTGATGGAGCGGGAGACTCTCGACAAGGCCGAGGTCGCGGAGATCTTCGAGGCGCTGCACCTTCGCCCCGTGCGGCCGGCCTGGACGGGCTCCCCTGAC
- a CDS encoding acyl-CoA dehydrogenase: MATETPTTDNPALEDEEVGYTQPQVDVAELTRLLDGKYAEVRSLVRKNLAQNAGILEEAETLTRDEFRDRVKEVVVEVAATGQTGVGFPSEYGGSDDIGASVAAFETMAFGDLSVLVKIGVQFGLFGGAIQQLGSKHHHDAYLADTISGRLMGCFAMTEAGHGSNVQALGTVATYDVETQDFVITTGDPSAHKDYIGNAARHAEMAVVFAQLEIGGTSEGVHAFLVPIRVDGEPAPGVRIEDCGRKMGLNGVDNGRLWFDGVRVPRTALLNRFADVTPTGVYESPIENPDKRFFTMLGTLVLGRVSVGGAGINASKLALAIAVKYAVRRRQFETSKDAPEELLLDYGQHQRRLFPLLARTYALHFAQEVLASRLHDVFSGADDDETARRALESRAAGTKALGTWHATRAIQECREACGGAGYISKNRFDALKADTDVFTTFEGDNHVLLQLVAKGLLTGYASDFSDLDQLGMVKFVASTAVETVLERTNVHKLLERVKDLLPGGDEWDQEAGLLDPHFQQAMFRFREEHMLSGVARRLKRGVDSGMEAGEVFSRVQDHVIDTARAHVESLVLDAFVEKVAEMPDGDNKVALGLMVDLFALTTIEADRAWFMEHGRLTSQRSKAISREINALCRKVRPIAVDLVDAFGIPAEVMRAEELLTWGD, encoded by the coding sequence ATGGCCACCGAGACGCCCACGACAGACAACCCCGCCCTCGAGGACGAAGAGGTCGGCTACACCCAGCCACAGGTCGACGTCGCCGAGCTGACCCGCCTGCTCGACGGGAAGTACGCCGAGGTCAGGTCCCTCGTCCGCAAGAACCTCGCGCAGAACGCCGGCATCCTCGAAGAGGCAGAGACCCTGACGCGCGACGAGTTCCGCGACCGGGTCAAGGAGGTCGTGGTCGAGGTGGCCGCGACCGGCCAGACCGGGGTCGGCTTCCCCAGCGAGTACGGCGGCTCCGACGACATCGGCGCCTCCGTGGCGGCCTTCGAGACGATGGCGTTCGGCGACCTGTCGGTGCTGGTCAAGATCGGCGTCCAGTTCGGCCTCTTCGGTGGCGCGATCCAACAGCTCGGCAGCAAGCACCACCACGACGCCTACCTCGCCGACACGATCAGCGGCAGGCTGATGGGTTGCTTCGCGATGACCGAGGCCGGCCACGGGTCGAACGTCCAGGCGCTCGGCACCGTGGCGACGTACGACGTGGAGACGCAGGATTTCGTCATCACCACGGGCGACCCGTCGGCCCACAAGGACTACATCGGCAATGCCGCCCGGCATGCCGAGATGGCCGTCGTGTTCGCCCAGCTCGAGATCGGCGGCACGTCCGAGGGCGTGCACGCCTTCCTGGTGCCCATCCGCGTCGACGGCGAGCCCGCCCCCGGCGTACGCATCGAGGACTGCGGCCGCAAGATGGGGCTCAACGGGGTCGACAACGGGCGCCTGTGGTTCGACGGTGTCCGGGTGCCGCGGACGGCACTGCTCAACCGCTTCGCCGACGTCACGCCCACCGGCGTCTACGAGTCGCCGATCGAGAACCCCGACAAGCGGTTCTTCACCATGCTCGGCACCCTCGTCCTCGGCCGGGTCTCCGTCGGTGGCGCCGGGATCAACGCCTCCAAGCTGGCCCTGGCGATCGCGGTGAAGTACGCCGTGCGCCGCCGCCAGTTCGAGACGTCGAAGGACGCCCCCGAGGAGCTGCTCCTCGACTACGGCCAGCACCAGCGCCGGCTGTTCCCGTTGTTGGCACGCACCTACGCGCTGCACTTCGCCCAGGAAGTGCTGGCCAGTCGCCTGCACGACGTCTTCTCCGGAGCGGACGACGACGAGACCGCCCGTCGTGCCCTCGAGTCACGCGCAGCCGGCACCAAGGCGCTGGGCACCTGGCACGCCACCCGGGCCATCCAGGAGTGCCGCGAGGCCTGCGGTGGTGCCGGCTACATCTCGAAGAACCGGTTCGACGCCCTCAAGGCGGACACCGACGTGTTCACCACGTTCGAGGGCGACAACCACGTCCTGCTGCAGCTGGTCGCGAAGGGCTTGCTGACCGGCTATGCCAGCGACTTCTCCGACCTCGACCAGCTGGGCATGGTGAAGTTCGTGGCCAGCACCGCGGTCGAGACGGTGCTGGAGCGCACCAATGTGCACAAGCTCCTCGAGCGGGTGAAGGACCTCCTGCCCGGCGGGGACGAGTGGGACCAGGAGGCCGGCCTGCTCGACCCGCACTTCCAGCAGGCGATGTTCCGCTTCCGCGAGGAGCACATGCTCAGCGGTGTCGCTCGTCGCCTCAAGCGCGGTGTGGACTCCGGCATGGAGGCCGGCGAGGTCTTCTCACGCGTGCAGGACCACGTCATCGACACGGCCCGCGCCCACGTGGAGTCGCTGGTTCTCGACGCGTTCGTCGAGAAGGTCGCCGAGATGCCCGACGGTGACAACAAGGTCGCCCTCGGGCTGATGGTCGACCTCTTTGCGCTCACCACGATCGAGGCCGACCGGGCCTGGTTCATGGAGCACGGCCGGCTCACCAGCCAGCGTTCGAAGGCCATCTCCCGCGAGATCAACGCCCTGTGCCGCAAGGTGCGCCCGATCGCGGTCGACCTCGTCGACGCGTTCGGCATCCCGGCCGAGGTGATGCGCGCCGAGGAGCTCCTCACCTGGGGCGACTGA
- the hpt gene encoding hypoxanthine phosphoribosyltransferase: MDSAHVDSDLVNVLFTEEQIQAKLQEMADTIAADYEGKNLLMVGVLRGAVMVMADLARSLPSHLEMDWMAVSSYGSGTKSSGVVRILKDLDTDISGRHVLIVDEIIDTGLTLSWLVNNLSSRKPASVEIATLLRKPEAMAMPIEPKYVGWDIPNEFVVGYGLDYKERYRNLRDIGTLAPHVYS, encoded by the coding sequence ATGGATTCCGCCCATGTCGACAGCGATCTGGTCAACGTCCTCTTCACCGAGGAGCAGATTCAGGCGAAGCTGCAGGAGATGGCCGACACGATTGCGGCCGACTACGAAGGCAAGAACCTCCTGATGGTGGGGGTCCTGCGCGGTGCGGTGATGGTGATGGCCGACCTGGCCCGGTCACTGCCCAGCCACCTGGAGATGGACTGGATGGCGGTGAGCTCCTACGGCTCCGGCACCAAGTCCAGCGGCGTGGTGCGCATCCTCAAGGACCTCGACACCGACATCTCCGGACGTCACGTGCTGATCGTCGACGAGATCATCGACACCGGCCTGACCCTGAGCTGGTTGGTCAACAACCTGTCGAGCCGCAAGCCGGCCAGCGTCGAGATCGCCACCCTCCTGCGCAAGCCGGAGGCGATGGCGATGCCGATCGAGCCGAAGTACGTCGGTTGGGACATCCCCAACGAGTTCGTGGTCGGCTACGGGCTCGACTACAAGGAGCGCTACCGCAACCTGCGCGACATCGGCACGCTCGCCCCCCACGTCTACTCCTGA
- the tilS gene encoding tRNA lysidine(34) synthetase TilS: MTLHPALAAVRLVVRRVLAAVEPGGAVLVACSGGADSLALLSATVFEGHKMSLKVVGATVDHGLQDASAQRAATVVEQMAGLGADETVSARVDVPVASGQGPEAAARHARYAVLEQMATHFEASSVLLGHTRDDQAETVLLGLARGSGGRAVAGMRRSFDVFARPLLDVSRADTVAACEAEGIEVWSDPHNQDPRFTRARVRHTVLPVLESELGPGVAVALARTAELLRPDMEFLDELADAAYSSLAGADGPTITLPVEGLAALAASVRTRVLRLAALEAGSPSSELFHEHVVAMERLVTDWRGQKWIDLPGHLRVVRNDGNLLFLSGQDLT; this comes from the coding sequence ATGACCCTGCACCCGGCGCTGGCCGCGGTGCGCCTCGTCGTACGACGCGTGCTCGCTGCCGTGGAACCGGGCGGCGCCGTGCTGGTCGCCTGCTCGGGTGGCGCCGACTCGCTGGCGCTGCTCTCGGCGACAGTCTTCGAGGGCCACAAGATGTCGTTGAAGGTGGTCGGTGCCACTGTTGACCACGGTCTGCAGGACGCCTCGGCGCAGCGCGCGGCCACGGTCGTGGAGCAGATGGCCGGGCTCGGGGCCGACGAGACGGTGTCGGCTCGCGTGGACGTGCCCGTTGCCTCGGGGCAGGGGCCCGAAGCGGCCGCCCGGCACGCGCGCTATGCCGTGCTGGAGCAGATGGCCACCCACTTCGAGGCCTCGTCGGTGCTCCTCGGGCACACTCGCGACGACCAGGCCGAGACGGTGCTCCTCGGGTTGGCCCGCGGATCCGGTGGGCGTGCGGTGGCCGGGATGCGACGCTCCTTCGACGTCTTCGCCCGGCCCCTGCTCGACGTCTCCCGGGCCGACACGGTCGCCGCGTGCGAGGCGGAGGGGATCGAGGTGTGGTCCGACCCCCACAACCAGGACCCACGGTTCACCCGGGCACGGGTGCGGCACACGGTGCTCCCGGTGCTGGAGAGCGAGCTCGGGCCCGGAGTCGCGGTGGCGCTGGCCCGCACCGCGGAGCTGCTGCGCCCTGACATGGAGTTCCTCGACGAGCTCGCCGATGCGGCGTACTCGTCCCTCGCGGGGGCCGACGGGCCGACGATCACCTTGCCGGTCGAGGGGCTGGCCGCACTGGCCGCATCGGTGCGCACCCGGGTGCTGCGTCTCGCCGCCCTGGAGGCCGGATCTCCCTCGTCCGAGCTCTTCCACGAGCACGTCGTCGCGATGGAGCGCCTGGTCACCGACTGGCGCGGGCAGAAGTGGATCGACCTGCCGGGACACCTGCGCGTGGTCCGGAACGACGGGAACCTGCTCTTCCTCAGCGGTCAGGACCTGACCTGA
- a CDS encoding VOC family protein → MTDRYIAGVPCWVDLTPPDVDAAQTFYGGLFGWEFEERTPPNAPARYAYARIDGETVAAIGSREGEATAWNSYIRVDDVDTVVDRVWAAGGEIVVPATDLGPGGATGRRAMVKDPGGALLGLWQAGDNRGAERVNAHGSVNFNDLHTRDGGAAEKFYGAVFGWEAIDVGDGQMWALPAYGDFLEQRNPGNRERQAEFGAPARFEEAVATLSLIPQGSDDAARWDVTFAVDDADAIAARVEELGGEVLQKPMDLPWVRATVVRDPQGAVFTASQFTGAP, encoded by the coding sequence ATGACTGACCGATACATCGCCGGCGTTCCCTGCTGGGTGGACCTGACCCCGCCCGACGTCGATGCCGCCCAGACGTTCTACGGAGGCCTCTTCGGCTGGGAGTTCGAGGAGCGCACCCCGCCGAACGCCCCGGCTCGCTACGCCTACGCCCGGATCGACGGCGAGACCGTGGCGGCGATCGGTTCGCGAGAGGGCGAGGCGACCGCGTGGAACTCCTACATCCGTGTCGACGACGTCGACACGGTCGTCGACCGGGTGTGGGCCGCCGGTGGTGAGATCGTGGTCCCGGCGACCGACCTGGGCCCCGGCGGTGCCACCGGTCGCCGGGCGATGGTGAAGGACCCCGGGGGTGCCCTCCTGGGCCTGTGGCAGGCGGGGGACAACCGAGGCGCCGAGCGCGTGAATGCCCACGGGTCGGTGAACTTCAACGACCTGCACACCCGGGACGGCGGCGCGGCGGAGAAGTTCTACGGCGCCGTCTTCGGCTGGGAGGCGATCGACGTCGGGGACGGGCAGATGTGGGCGCTGCCGGCCTACGGCGACTTCCTGGAGCAGCGCAACCCGGGCAATCGCGAGCGCCAGGCCGAGTTCGGGGCACCCGCCCGTTTCGAGGAGGCGGTGGCCACGCTGTCCTTGATCCCCCAGGGATCCGACGACGCGGCCCGTTGGGACGTGACGTTCGCCGTCGACGACGCCGACGCGATCGCTGCCCGGGTCGAGGAGCTGGGTGGCGAGGTGCTCCAGAAGCCCATGGACCTGCCGTGGGTCCGGGCGACGGTGGTCCGTGACCCGCAGGGGGCTGTCTTCACGGCGAGCCAGTTCACCGGCGCCCCCTGA